One region of Zingiber officinale cultivar Zhangliang chromosome 7B, Zo_v1.1, whole genome shotgun sequence genomic DNA includes:
- the LOC122005686 gene encoding UDP-glycosyltransferase 73C2-like: MTKQVAEMEAGGQQKLHFVLVPLFAQGHMIPMIDLARLLATRGALVTVVTSPHNSARFKALIDRVNDFGLLIRLAELRFPCAEVGLPEGTENVDLLEFREQSDKFFVAMSMLSEQLVGYLRQQRLRPTCLVSDSCTPWTMEVARELELPRFVFHGPSCFYLLCSRNVHESASSGDVPSDFFQPFFVPGLPHKIEVVRIQALGFFDFPGWEKLHGQVLEAEATADGIIINTFREMESPFLDLYQRALGKPIWPIGPVSLTNKETKDTVVRGHKTAAEEAERISNWLDAKDTASVIYVSFGTISSISSSHIFEVGHGLEASNRPFIWVVKQRDLSPEVEQWLGEEGFEERTRSRGLILKGWVPQLMILSHPAVGAFLTHCGWNSTLEAVSQGVPLITWPHLGDQFLNEKLVVEVLRTGVALKPQTKTFMVSRESEGLITREDVERAVELVMGAGEEAEERRQRVRKLAMEAKNAMEPGGASHQSLTLMIQRAIDTANN, encoded by the coding sequence ATGACAAAGCAAGTCGCCGAGATGGAGGCCGGTGGCCAGCAGAAGCTTCACTTCGTGCTGGTGCCGCTCTTCGCGCAGGGGCACATGATCCCCATGATCGACCTGGCCCGTCTCCTCGCCACCCGCGGGGCGCTCGTCACCGTCGTCACTTCTCCCCACAACTCCGCTCGCTTCAAGGCTCTCATCGACCGCGTCAACGACTTCGGCCTCCTGATCCGCCTCGCCGAGCTCCGCTTCCCCTGCGCCGAAGTCGGCCTGCCGGAGGGCACCGAGAACGTCGACCTCCTCGAGTTCCGCGAGCAGTCGGACAAGTTCTTCGTGGCGATGAGCATGCTGAGCGAGCAGCTGGTCGGCTACCTCCGCCAGCAGCGGCTGAGGCCGACCTGCCTTGTCTCCGACTCGTGCACTCCCTGGACGATGGAGGTCGCTCGGGAGCTGGAACTGCCCCGCTTCGTCTTCCACGGGCCCTCCTGCTTCTACCTCTTGTGCAGCCGCAACGTTCACGAATCTGCATCCTCCGGAGACGTTCCCAGCGACTTCTTCCAGCCCTTCTTCGTCCCTGGGTTGCCTCACAAAATAGAGGTGGTGAGGATCCAGGCTCTGGGATTCTTCGACTTCCCAGGCTGGGAGAAGCTTCATGGCCAGGTGCTGGAGGCGGAAGCCACGGCTGATGGGATAATCATCAACACCTTCCGCGAGATGGAGTCCCCCTTTCTCGATCTCTACCAGAGGGCTCTCGGGAAACCGATTTGGCCTATCGGACCGGTGAGCCTCACCAACAAGGAAACGAAAGACACAGTCGTGCGCGGCCACAAGACGGCTGCCGAAGAGGCGGAGCGGATTTCGAATTGGCTCGACGCCAAAGACACGGCGTCCGTTATCTACGTCAGCTTCGGCACCATCAGTTCGATTAGTTCCTCGCACATCTTCGAGGTAGGGCATGGATTGGAGGCATCCAACCGGCCATTCATCTGGGTGGTGAAGCAGAGGGACTTATCGCCGGAGGTGGAGCAGTGGCTGGGCGAGGAGGGGTTCGAGGAGCGGACAAGGTCCCGAGGGCTGATACTGAAGGGATGGGTGCCGCAGCTGATGATCCTGTCACACCCCGCCGTGGGGGCGTTCCTGACGCACTGCGGCTGGAACTCGACGCTGGAGGCGGTGTCTCAGGGAGTGCCCCTGATCACGTGGCCGCACCTGGGGGACCAGTTTCTGAACGAGAAGTTGGTGGTGGAGGTTCTGCGGACTGGCGTGGCGCTGAAGCCCCAAACCAAGACGTTCATGGTGTCGAGAGAGAGCGAGGGGTTAATAACCCGCGAGGACGTGGAGCGGGCGGTGGAGTTGGTGATGGGAGCGGGCGAGGAGGCGGAGGAGAGGAGGCAGAGGGTGAGAAAATTGGCGATGGAGGCGAAGAATGCGATGGAACCAGGCGGGGCGTCTCATCAGAGCTTGACCCTCATGATCCAACGTGCTATAGACACTGCAAACAATTAA